A DNA window from Rhinolophus sinicus isolate RSC01 linkage group LG10, ASM3656204v1, whole genome shotgun sequence contains the following coding sequences:
- the DUSP7 gene encoding dual specificity protein phosphatase 7 codes for MKNQLRGPPVRAPMSASGASAAGGTGAGLEPVAGSGAGTGAGTVTGAGAMPCKSAEWLQEELEARGGASLLLLDCRPHELFESSHIETAINLAIPGLMLRRLRKGNLPIRSIIPNHADKERFATRCKAATVLLYDEATAEWQPEPGAPASVLGLLLQKLRDDGCQAYYLQGGFNKFQTEYSEHCETNVDSSSSPSGSPPTSVLGLGGLRISSDCSDGESDRELPSSATESDGSPVPSSQPAFPVQILPYLYLGCAKDSTNLDVLGKYGIKYILNVTPNLPNAFEHGGEFTYKQIPISDHWSQNLSQFFPEAISFIDEARSKKCGVLVHCLAGISRSVTVTVAYLMQKMNLSLNDAYDFVKRKKSNISPNFNFMGQLLDFERTLGLSSPCDNRTPSEQLYFSTPTNHNLFPLNTLEST; via the exons ATGAAAAACCAGCTCCGCGGCCCCCCAGTGCGGGCGCCCATGTCGGCCTCGGGGGCGTCGGCGGCTGGGGGAACCGGGGCGGGGTTGGAGCCCGTTGCGGGGTCCGGCGCGGGCACCGGAGCGGGAACGGTGACGGGTGCGGGGGCCATGCCTTGCAAGAGCGCCGAGTGGCTACAGGAGGAGTTGGAAGCGCGCGGCGGCGCGTCCCTGCTGCTGCTCGACTGCCGGCCGCACGAGCTCTTCGAGTCGTCGCACATCGAGACGGCCATCAACCTGGCCATCCCGGGCCTCATGCTGCGCCGCCTGCGCAAGGGCAACCTGCCTATCCGCTCCATCATCCCCAACCACGCCGACAAGGAGCGCTTCGCCACGCGTTGCAAAGCGGCCACCGTGCTGCTCTACGACGAGGCCACGGCCGAGTGGCAGCCAGAGCCCGGCGCACCCGCCTCGGTGCTTGGCCTGCTCTTGCAAAAGCTGCGCGACGACGGCTGCCAGGCCTACTACCTCCAAG GTGGTTTCAACAAGTTCCAGACAGAGTACTCCGAGCACTGCGAGACCAACGTGGACAGCTCGTCCTCGCCCAGCGGCTCGCCACCCACCTcagtgctgggcctggggggCCTCCGTATCAGCTCGGACTGCTCGGACGGTGAGTCAGACCGAGAGCTGCCCAGCAGTGCCACCGAGTCGGACGGCAGCCCTGTGCCATCGAGCCAACCGGCCTTCCCTGTCCAGATCCTGCCCTACCTCTACCTCGGCTGCGCCAAGGACTCCACCAACCTGGACGTGCTCGGCAAGTACGGCATCAAGTACATCCTCAATGTCACGCCCAACCTGCCCAACGCCTTCGAGCACGGTGGCGAGTTCACCTACAAGCAGATCCCCATCTCTGACCACTGGAGCCAGAACCTCTCCCAGTTCTTCCCCGAGGCCATCAGCTTCATCG ACGAGGCCCGCTCCAAGAAGTGTGGTGTCCTGGTGCACTGCCTGGCCGGCATCAGCCGCTCCGTGACGGTCACGGTGGCCTACCTGATGCAGAAGATGAACCTGTCGCTCAATGACGCCTATGACTTTGTCAAGAGGAAAAAGTCCAACATCTCACCCAATTTCAACTTTATGGGGCAGCTGCTGGACTTTGAGCGGACGCTGGGGCTGAGCAGCCCGTGCGACAACCGCACCCCCAGCGAGCAGCTCTACTTCTCCACGCCCACCAACCACAACCTGTTCCCACTCAACACCCTGGAGTCCACGTGA